A stretch of Vigna angularis cultivar LongXiaoDou No.4 chromosome 4, ASM1680809v1, whole genome shotgun sequence DNA encodes these proteins:
- the LOC108322269 gene encoding 60S ribosomal protein L29-1 — translation MAKSKNHTAHNQSYKAHKNGIKKPKRHRHTSTKGMDPKFLRNQRYARKHNKKDGETASEEE, via the exons ATGGCGAAGTCTAAGAATCACACAGCTCATAACCAGTCCTACAAGGCCCACAAAAATGGCATCAAGAAGCCCAAGAGGCATCGCCACACTTCCACCAAAGGg ATGGACCCCAAGTTTCTGAGGAATCAGAGGTACGCTAGGAAGCACAACAAGAAGGATGGAGAAACTGCTTCCGAGGAAGAGTAA
- the LOC108322220 gene encoding dihydrolipoyl dehydrogenase 1, chloroplastic, with protein MQSSISLYSSYASTVSGPRHSFSLSGGSLVPSTLRFCGLRRQAFTSSSLNHHCRRRLQHSAAVTAALSNNGTGPTLFDYDLLIIGAGVGGHGAALHAVEKGLKTAIVEGDVVGGTCVNRGCVPSKALLAVSGRMRELRDDHHLKSLGLQVSGAGYDRQAVADHANNLASKIRGNLTNSLKALGVDILTGFGTILGPQKVKVGSSNKVVTAKDIIIATGSVPFVPKGIEVDGKTVITSDHALKLETVPDWVAIVGSGYIGLEFSDVYTALGSEVTFIEALDQLMPGFDPEISKLAQRVLINPRNIDYHTGVFASKITPARDGKPVTIELIDAKTKEQKDTLEVDAALIATGRAPFTQGLGLENIDVVTQRGFVPVDERMRVLDANGNLVPHLYCIGDANGKMMLAHAASAQGISVVEQVTGRDHVLNHLSIPAACFTHPEISMVGLTEPQAREKGEKDGFEVTVAKTSFKANTKALAENEGEGLAKLIYRPDTGEILGVHIFGLHAADLIHEASNAIALGTRIQDIKFAVHAHPTLSEVLDELFKSAKVKAQASAPVKEAVAV; from the exons ATGCAATCATCCATTTCTCTCTATTCTTCATACGCTTCCACCGTTTCGGGGCCACGtcactctttttctctttccgGTGGCAGCCTCGTCCCTTCGACTCTCCGCTTCTGTGGTCTCCGCCGCCAGGCATTCACTTCCAGTTCCCTCAATCACCACTGCCGCCGGCGTCTGCAGCACTCCGCCGCAGTGACCGCCGCGCTTTCGAACAACGGTACCGGTCCCACATTGTTCGACTACGACTTGCTCATAATTGGCGCCGGCGTCGGTGGACACGGCGCCGCGCTTCACGCCGTTGAGAAG GGCCTTAAAACGGCCATTGTTGAGGGAGATGTGGTTGGAGGGACGTGTGTGAATAGGGGCTGTGTTCCTTCTAAGGCACTTTTGGCTGTGAGCGGTCGTATGCGAGAGCTACGGGATGATCATCACTTGAAGTCGCTGGGTTTGCAG GTTTCTGGTGCTGGGTATGACAGACAAGCAGTAGCTGACCATGCTAATAATCTCGCTTCGAAAATCCGTGGCAACTTGACCAACTCTTTAAAAGCTCTTGGAGTGGATATTCTCACTGGTTTTGGAACCATTTTG GGTCCTCAAAAGGTGAAAGTTGGCTCTTCCAACAAAGTGGTAACTGCAAAAGACATCATTATTGCTACTGGGTCGGTTCCTTTTGTTCCTAAGGGCATTGAAGTTGATG GGAAGACTGTGATTACCAGTGACCATGCACTCAAACTGGAGACTGTTCCAGATTGGGTTGCAATTGTAGGAAGTGGCTATATCGGTCTTGAATTCAGTGATGTTTATACAGCTCTTGGAAGTGAG GTTACTTTTATTGAAGCTTTAGACCAGCTCATGCCAGGATTTGATCCTGAAATTAGCAAGTTGGCTCAAAGGGTTCTCATAAATCCCCGGAATATTGACTATCATACTGGAGTTTTTGCATCAAAG ATCACTCCTGCAAGAGATGGAAAACCTGTCACGATTGAGCTCATTGATGCAAAGACCAAGGAACAAAAGGACACTTTAGAG GTGGACGCTGCGCTAATAGCAACTGGAAGGGCTCCTTTCACACAAGGTCTTGGATTGGAGAAT ATAGATGTTGTAACTCAGCGTGGTTTTGTTCCTGTGGATGAGCGCATGCGAGTACTTGATGCAaatggaaacctg GTTCCTCATTTGTATTGTATTGGTGATGCAAATGGCAAGATGATGCTTGCTCATGCTGCCAGTGCGCAAGGAATTTCAG TGGTTGAACAAGTCACTGGAAGAGATCATGTGCTCAATCATTTAAGCATACCAGCTGCTTGTTTTACTCATCCTGAAATCAGCATGGTTGGATTGACCGAG CCTCAAGCAAGGGAGAAAGGAGAAAAGGATGGTTTTGAAGTAACCGTTGCCAAAACAAGTTTTAAAGCTAACACAAAGGCCTTAGCTGAAAATGAAGGGGAGGGTCTTGCAAAG TTGATATACAGGCCTGACACTGGAGAGATACTGGGAGTTCATATTTTTGGGTTGCATGCTGCTGATCTCATCCACGAGGCGTCCAATGCAATAGCGTTAGGAACACGTATTCAG GATATAAAATTTGCCGTTCATGCTCATCCGACTTTGTCTGAGGTGCTTGATGAGCTGTTTAAATCAGCAAAG GTTAAAGCACAAGCTTCTGCACCAGTAAAGGAAGCAGTTGCAGTTTAA